DNA from Spartobacteria bacterium:
ATTTCGGGAATGGTTAATTCCTTGCTCATACAAAAAAGCAGTTGTTCATCGACTGTTTTCATTTCCATGACTCACCTCTTATAATTGTTTACGGCCTCTTTCAACGGGATCATTTTACGTGTTTTAGCCATAGAGGTCAACTCGAATACCAGTCTGGGAATCATCGGTATCGCAGAGGGCACCGGGGATGCAGCTCGTTTTCTATTTCCGTGGTTAACAAAAAATCCCAAGGCGTGAGGCCTCGGGATTTATGTAGATAAGATGATGCGCGGATTAGGTTATGCGTTTACAGCGGTATTGAAGGCATTAATCATTTGATCCCACTCATCTACCTGTTCCTGTGCAAACATTTCCTGCCAGAAATCATCTGACCATAGGGCACGCAGTTCTTCTACTGTTTTGCCCTGCTGTTCCACCCATGTGAAGTATTTGAAGTTATGCAGTGCTTTGCGATCCTGATAATTCAATTCACGTAGATAATCGATGGAGGCCCCTTCGAGGTACCGCCCGTAATGTGCGGCCGCCATTGTTTCCGTATAAATCCCGTGCATTTCGCGCATTTCAGTGAGTCGTGAACCATACATTTCCATGGAGTCGGTCATAGGAAGGAATATCACATCCTCAGATGTCATATCGTAATACTTAGCCGCTTTGATCGCTGCCACCAAGTTGCATATCGACGAAATGCCAAGCCATTCGAGTCGGGACAACACATCATCTTTGACGCCAAGATTCTTCAGATAGGCCAGTCCTGCTTCTTCGTTCAGGAGTCGCATGATCTGCATAACCTGTTCATCATCGATGGCGGCAATCATATCGGTATTGCGCACATTATGAATCCACGGCACATGTTTGTCTCCGATGCCTTCGATGCGATGCCCACCAAATCCAAATTGGTAGAGCGTGGGGCATTGCAAGGCTTCGGTTGCAATGACCCGCATTCGGGGATGAATCGTTTTTAGGAAGTCGCCGGCAGCAATGGTTCCCGCTGACCCGGTAGCCGATACATATGCCGACAGCCGACAGTCTGTGCCCGCGTACATTTCAGTGAACAGATCCTGAACAGCAGTGCCTGTAGCCTGGTAATGCCAGATGGCATTGCCGAATTCATCAAACTGATTAAAGATGACGATGTCATCGCCCCGTTCCTTGCGCAGTTCCCAGCACTTATCATATATTTCTTTTACATTGGATTCACAGCCCGGTGTCGCAAAGATTTCATTGGTTCCGATCTCTCGCAGCCAGTCAAAGCGTTCTCTGCTCATTTCCTCGGGTAAAATGGCTATGGCGGGACAACCTAGCAGTGCACAGTCATAGGCTCCTCCACGACAGTAGTTGCCTGTCGATGGCCATACCGCTTTTTGTTTCGTGGGGTCAAAGTTGCCGGAAACCAGACGTGGAACGAGGCAGCCGTACGCGGCACCGACTTTATGGGCTCCCGTAGGAAACCATTTGCCTGAAAGACCAACAATTTTGGCATCAACGCCCGTGATTTCAGAGGGGAACTCGATGTAATTACCATTATTGAAGCCTCCGCCGCTTTCTGTTGCTTCATTTTTCCAGGTGATACGAAACAGGTTCAGTGGATCAATATCCCACAAGCCTATGCCTGACAGTTTTTCTACGATGTCAGCAGAAATAAGGGACGGATCTTTTTGCTGTGCAATGGTTGGTAAAATGATTTTTTGCTCTTTGGCTCGTGTAATCGTCCGATTCAGCACGTCGTTGTTCATATGGTCTATGATTTTCATAGTTTTCGCCTGTGTTTCTTATGCATTAGCATTAAATATTCGATCACCCGCATCACCCAAGCCAGGCACGATATAGGCGTTTTCATTTAAATGACTATCGATGGAGCAAACATAAATCTGTGTATCTGGATAAACATGGTTTACTTTTTCAATGCCTTCCGGTGCGGCAATAATGGACAGCATTTTCACCTTGGGGACATTCCAGTCGTATACCGCTTTGAGCGCGGCAACTGCGGAACCACCCGTTGCCAGCATCGGATCCAGTACCAGTGCCACGTCTACGGGCTCATTGTCAGGAAATTTTTTGTAATATTCTACGGGTTTAAAGGTGTTTTCATCGCGATAAAATCCTAAATGCCAAACTTCTGCATTGGGTATTAAATCCAGTACCGGGTCGACCATGCCCAGACCTGCGCGTAGAATAGGAATAAGGCCGATGCGTACCGTTACCATTGGTACCGTCATTTTACAGATCGGTGTTTCTACTTCATAATCGGATGTTTCCAGATCTTTTGTGGCCTCGTAAGTGACGAGACGCGTAATGCGGCGCATCATATTGCGGAATTCATCAGGGGCTGTATTTTTATCCCGCATGCGTGCTAAATGGCTCTGGATCAGAGGATGCTTGATTTCATTGACGTTCTTCATCTACAAATACTCCTTACTTCTATCACAGTATGCGAATACAACAACCAAACGATTGTTTAGTCAACCATGAAAGAAATATGCGACCATATACCCAAAGATATTATGGAGTGTGACGCATGGTCAGGTGACGGAGAAACAGTGGAGCCTGGATCGAATGTGTTCGCCCGCTGAAATATATTCTTTCTGCATTTGATTCATCCATATATAGTGAAGACCGAATAAAGGAGGTTTTCTGTGAAGCAGCAAATGTCTACGCTTTCTCTGCATGCCGGGCAGGATCCGGATCCGACCACCGGCTCTCGTGCCGTTCCTATCTATCAAACGTCATCTTATGTATTTAAATCAGCACAGCATGCCGCTGATCTGTTTGCTCTTAAGGAGGTTGGCAATATTTATACGCGTCTGATGAATCCAACAACCGATGTTTTTGAAAAAAGAATGGCGGCCATTGAGGGCGGAACGGGTGCGTTGGCTGTAGCCTCTGGGATGGCTGCCATCAGTTTGGCCCTTTTAGCGGTGACGCAGCTGGGGGATGAAGTGGTGGCCGGAAACAATCTTTACGGCGGAACATACCAGCTGCTGCATTATACCATGCCAAAGTTTGGGCGTTCCACCCTGTTTGTGGATTCGCGCAACCCGGATGCGTTTCGCACGGCGATTACACCTAAAACGAGAGCGATCTACATCGAAACCATTGGGAATCCTAAGCTGGATGTGCCTGATTTTGAAGTTATTGCAAAAATAGCCCATGAGGCGAAGATTCCCTTGATCGTCGATAATACGATTGGTGCAGGTATCTTTCGTCCCTTTGACTATGGTGCTGATATTATCGTCGCATCGGCAACGAAATACATCGGTGGACACGGGACATCACTGGGTGGTGTCATCATCGATTCCGGGGCGTTTCAGTGGAATAACGGTGTGTTTCCCGAATTCACAGAGCCCGATCCCAGCTATCACGGTATCGTATATTGGGATGCCCTGCATGATGTTGCCGGGTTGGGCAATATCGCCTTTATTATGAAGGCAAGGGTGACGTTGCTGCGCGATCTTGGACCGGCCTTGAGCCCATTCAATGCGCACCAGCTGTTGATCGGTTTGGAAACCCTGCCCCTGCGGCAGCAGAAGCATTGCGATAATGCTCTGGCACTGGCGCAGTGGCTTCAAAAGCATCCATTGGTCAGCTGGGTGAATTATCCCGGATTGACAGATAGTCCATCCTATTCCGTAGCGTCCAGGTATCTTAAAAAAGGTTTTGGAGGAATGGTAGGCTTTGGAATTCAGGGGGGGCTTGATGCGGGGATCAAATTTATCGATTCAGTGAAGTTGCTGTCTCATCTGGCCAGTATCGGCGATGCCAAAACACTGGTTATTCACCCGGCATCTACGACGCATCAGCAGTTGTCTGAGGAAGAACAGCGTGGAACAGGTATCTCGTCAGATTTTATTCGTCTGTCCGTTGGACTGGAGGACATAGATGACTTAAAAGCTGACATCGATCAGGCACTCACAAAAGCGGTTCAAAAATAAGTACAGAGGAGATCGTTATGGCTCGTATTTTTACTGACAATTCGTTGTCCATTGGGCATACCCCGCTCGTTCGGTTAAATCATGTCACGGCGGGGATCGGAGCGACGATCCTTGCCAAGATTGAGGGCCGCAATCCTGCCTACTCCGTAAAATGCCGCATTGGCGCAGGAATGATTTGGGATGCCGAAGAAAAAGGCCTGCTCCACCCCGGATCGCATATCGTCGAGCCCACCAGTGGAAACACAGGTATTGCATTGGCTTATGTTGCCGCCGCACGCGGGTATAAACTGACCTTGTATATGCCCGATACGATGAGTATCGAACGCCGCCGTGTTCTTGCCGCGCTGGGAGCGGAAACGATCCTCACTCCCGGTAGCGAAGGAATGAACGGTGCCATTAGACGTGCCGAAGAAGCGGCGAAGTCTCCTGATGTATTTATGCCCGGTCAGTTCACTAATCCAGCTAATCCTGCCACCCACGAACGCACCACCGGGCCTGAAATATGGAATGATACCGATGGTCAGGTCGATGCGGTCGTCGCCGGTGTAGGAACGGGAGGAACGATTACGGGCATCTCCCGCTATATCAAAGTGAATCGGAATAAGCCCATTCTTTCCATCGCTGTCGAACCGGCAGAAAGCCCAGTTATTACGCAGTTTTTGGCCGGGCGGCCACTGCGATCGGGATCGCATCGCATACAGGGAATCGGAGCGGGCTTTATTCCTGAGATATTGGATATAGATCTCATAGATCGTGTCGAGCAGGTTGCCAGCGATGAGGCCTATATTTTCGCCCGTCGCCTCGCCAGAGAAGAAGGCATCCTCTGTGGTATATCCAGTGGTGCTGCCGTGGCCGCCGCACTGCAGCAGGCCGCCGATCCCGCGCTCAAAAATAAAACAATGGTGGTGATTCTTCCCGATGCCGCAGAACGGTATCTTTCTACGCCGCTATTTGCCTGAAGAAAGAGGGATGAATAGCCGTGGTATTTGCTGCGGCTTTATCCTTCAGAGGTCAGTCGGCGGTGCCTTCGCCCGCCCCACATCGCGTACAGCATATATATCATGCCATCCTCCGCGAACCTTTCGCCCGCCCGTCTTTCGGCGAGAACCAAAACGCGCCCTGTTTTCTTCGAAATACGCTTCAACGAACTCCTTGGAACCCAGCACCTGACCGTCCGTAAAATAACGATTTTTACAAAGCAATCGCTTCGACTCGGGTAGTGCAGCTCGTTTACCAACTGATTGTTCCAGCCGCACATCATCCAGCATGGTCATATCCATGCACTCATCGCTGGCCTGCTTATACATCAAGACTTCTTCCAAATAACACCTGGACCATTTATGCCAGTCTCTTTCTGCGTCATAACCAAAAGCTCGTAATTTCAGAACCATTAGCTCAACAATGCCTTCCTGCGCCTTTACCTCTCCTCCCATCGCCTCCCCGAAACCGCAAAAGCGATAGACCGATGGATACGCTGCCAAGCCTGCCCGTACCGGATTCATTTCGATATAAGCCGCAACTGTACGCAATGTATCCCCACCCTGAATCAGTACGCTTTTAAAGCGTTCCTCCCACAGCGTGCCCTTTCGTCCATGCATCCGATTAAACCAAAAAGAAAAACGATGTTTCAACGTCTTCATAAACGCACTGATATCATGCATCCGCCGTATATATCGCCGTTTATCCTCCGTCACCGCGTCACTATTGCCCAGTGTCAGCCAGTTCGACCACCGCCATTCAATTTCCTGCATTTCCTCGTCAGTATAGAGCGACCGCAACCGTTGCATAAGCAACTCATCAGAAACCGGCGTATTCTGGTCGGGTTCTTCAAGAAGTAAATGAATGTGATTTGTCATCAACGCATAGGTCAATACCCGTACGCCAGTGAATCCTTCAATCCGCCGAATCAGTTTACGCATGTGTTCTTTTTCTACATCACCCAGAAGCATCTGTCTCCCCACAACTCTGGTCATACAATGGTAGTAGGCTAAACTTTCTCGCTTAATTCTTTTCTGTCTCATGTCGTTATATATTCACGTCGATTCGACAAAGTCAACGAAATATTTATTATGTGTCTGACACAAAACGCGCCCGTTATGGCGTTATGGAACGCGCCCGTTATTGGGACCATGTTGGATCATTTTGCGGAGTTGACTTATCCAACTCCTATGTTTACAATTGCTCCCGTGATGAGGCGATATGCTTCTAGTATCAGAGAAAGCAGTTTTCTTATCCATGTGAAAACAAGATTGTAAATGGTTTGCAATCGCAACGAAAGGAAAGGAAAGAAGATGGAAACTACTCGAAAAAACATGAATTATATGAAGTCTGGTGGACTCTTCGTTCTAATTATGGCTTTGTTCGTTTCAGTTACAGCGATGGCTGAGGTTCCTGAAATTGCGGTTGTGGTTAAGATTACAGGGATTCCCTGGTTCAACAGACTTGAAGAAGGTGTCGTCAGAGCAGGCAAAGATCTAGACGTCAATGCCTATCAGGTAGGACCAACTGATGCGGATCCCGCACAGCAGGTTAAGATTGTAGAAGACCTTATCGCAAAGGGCGTCGATGCCATTTGTGTTATTCCTAACGATGCAAATGCTATGGAACCGGTTCTTCAGAAAGCAAAAGAAAAAGGTATTGTTGTTCTTACCCATGAATCACCCGATCAGCAGAACGCCGATTGGGATGTTGAGGTGATCGACAACATTGCTTTCGGAGAAAAGAACTTTGAAACGCTGGCAGAAAGCATGGGCGGAGAAGGTCAGTTTGCCGTATTTGTTGGTGGCCTGACCGTGCCTCTTCACAATCTCTGGGCAGATATCGGACTCAAAATGATTGCAGAAAAATACCCGGATATGGAACTTGTTACAGAAAGAATCCCCTGTGGAGAAGATGTAAATCTTTCCAAGCAGAAAACACAGGAATTACTCAGAAAATATCCCGATCTTAAGGGC
Protein-coding regions in this window:
- a CDS encoding pyridoxal-phosphate dependent enzyme, with the protein product MIDHMNNDVLNRTITRAKEQKIILPTIAQQKDPSLISADIVEKLSGIGLWDIDPLNLFRITWKNEATESGGGFNNGNYIEFPSEITGVDAKIVGLSGKWFPTGAHKVGAAYGCLVPRLVSGNFDPTKQKAVWPSTGNYCRGGAYDCALLGCPAIAILPEEMSRERFDWLREIGTNEIFATPGCESNVKEIYDKCWELRKERGDDIVIFNQFDEFGNAIWHYQATGTAVQDLFTEMYAGTDCRLSAYVSATGSAGTIAAGDFLKTIHPRMRVIATEALQCPTLYQFGFGGHRIEGIGDKHVPWIHNVRNTDMIAAIDDEQVMQIMRLLNEEAGLAYLKNLGVKDDVLSRLEWLGISSICNLVAAIKAAKYYDMTSEDVIFLPMTDSMEMYGSRLTEMREMHGIYTETMAAAHYGRYLEGASIDYLRELNYQDRKALHNFKYFTWVEQQGKTVEELRALWSDDFWQEMFAQEQVDEWDQMINAFNTAVNA
- a CDS encoding uracil phosphoribosyltransferase translates to MKNVNEIKHPLIQSHLARMRDKNTAPDEFRNMMRRITRLVTYEATKDLETSDYEVETPICKMTVPMVTVRIGLIPILRAGLGMVDPVLDLIPNAEVWHLGFYRDENTFKPVEYYKKFPDNEPVDVALVLDPMLATGGSAVAALKAVYDWNVPKVKMLSIIAAPEGIEKVNHVYPDTQIYVCSIDSHLNENAYIVPGLGDAGDRIFNANA
- a CDS encoding O-acetylhomoserine aminocarboxypropyltransferase/cysteine synthase; this translates as MSTLSLHAGQDPDPTTGSRAVPIYQTSSYVFKSAQHAADLFALKEVGNIYTRLMNPTTDVFEKRMAAIEGGTGALAVASGMAAISLALLAVTQLGDEVVAGNNLYGGTYQLLHYTMPKFGRSTLFVDSRNPDAFRTAITPKTRAIYIETIGNPKLDVPDFEVIAKIAHEAKIPLIVDNTIGAGIFRPFDYGADIIVASATKYIGGHGTSLGGVIIDSGAFQWNNGVFPEFTEPDPSYHGIVYWDALHDVAGLGNIAFIMKARVTLLRDLGPALSPFNAHQLLIGLETLPLRQQKHCDNALALAQWLQKHPLVSWVNYPGLTDSPSYSVASRYLKKGFGGMVGFGIQGGLDAGIKFIDSVKLLSHLASIGDAKTLVIHPASTTHQQLSEEEQRGTGISSDFIRLSVGLEDIDDLKADIDQALTKAVQK
- the cysK gene encoding cysteine synthase A, which codes for MARIFTDNSLSIGHTPLVRLNHVTAGIGATILAKIEGRNPAYSVKCRIGAGMIWDAEEKGLLHPGSHIVEPTSGNTGIALAYVAAARGYKLTLYMPDTMSIERRRVLAALGAETILTPGSEGMNGAIRRAEEAAKSPDVFMPGQFTNPANPATHERTTGPEIWNDTDGQVDAVVAGVGTGGTITGISRYIKVNRNKPILSIAVEPAESPVITQFLAGRPLRSGSHRIQGIGAGFIPEILDIDLIDRVEQVASDEAYIFARRLAREEGILCGISSGAAVAAALQQAADPALKNKTMVVILPDAAERYLSTPLFA
- a CDS encoding autoinducer 2 ABC transporter substrate-binding protein; its protein translation is MNYMKSGGLFVLIMALFVSVTAMAEVPEIAVVVKITGIPWFNRLEEGVVRAGKDLDVNAYQVGPTDADPAQQVKIVEDLIAKGVDAICVIPNDANAMEPVLQKAKEKGIVVLTHESPDQQNADWDVEVIDNIAFGEKNFETLAESMGGEGQFAVFVGGLTVPLHNLWADIGLKMIAEKYPDMELVTERIPCGEDVNLSKQKTQELLRKYPDLKGIVGFGSLGPIGAAQALKAKRMKGKVAVVGTVLPGHASQYLTQGYIDTGYLWDPADAGFALVYVADKMLKGEPVETGMEVPGLGVADVDPETKVIKFNSILDITAENATELGF